The DNA sequence GCGACGCAAAGAGCAGCGTGCGCTCGAGCGGCCGCGGGGCGACCGGGTCGGCGAACGCTTCGTCGGGGAGCGGTGGCGGCGTGATCGAGATCCGGTCGGCGGTGATCCCGTTCGCCACGCAGGTCGCGCGCATGTGCTCGCTCGAGATCAGCACGCCGTCGGCGCGCGCGATGCGGTCGCGCAACGCCTCGCGCTCGGCGATGCGCCGGAACGACGACGGGCGCGGACCGTGCACGCAGCCGCGCACCACCGTCGCACCGCGGCACGACGCGCCCATCGGCGCGCTGCAGACGGCTTCGAACTGCGGAAAGACGCGGTCGCCGGTCGGGCAGAACGAGCGGTGGTCGTGGACGCGCACCAGCCAGCGCGGCGCGCGCTCGCGGACCGCGTCGAGCACGGCGGTGTCGAACACGCTCGCGGTGACCACGACGTCCGCGGGATGGCGCGTCAGCTCGTCCGCGACGGAGCGCGCCGCGTCCGCCGACGGTGCATCGTCTTCGCCGCCCCAGCCGATCGCGCGGGTCGCGACCCCGGGCGGCGCCGCGCCGCTGAGGTCGCGCGCCAGCAAAGAAACCGAACCGTGGGAGGCAAGGACCGGCAGGACGGTCTCCCAGTAGCGCTCCGCCCCGCCCACGTCTCCGACGCGGTCGCAGAGCACCGTGATGGCGGGCATCTGAGGTGTGGTTACCCGGCTCGTCTGAGAAACCGCTGAGAGCAACCACTCCCAGCGATTTTCTCAGGTTCGCTTAACCAAAAGCAAGACTTTCGGCGTCTGCACGGCAGACGCGCCGACGAGCCCGTCGTCGCCGCGCAGCGAGACTGCGGCGTTCGGCCCGCTGGCGATCACGACGGCGCGCTCGATGGCGTCGGCGCCGAAGCGGTCGGGATGGGTGCGCAGCTCCTTCGCCAGATCGACCAGCGCGACGGGCGTCGTCGCGATCACCAGCACGCGCTGGCCGGCGTAGGCCAGGACGACGCGCGGCGCCTCGGCCGTGTCGCCGCCGAAGTCGGGGATCGTCCCGCCCGGCGCGACGACCCACGGGCCGGCCCCGGCGAGCGTCGCGCCCTCGAGCGGGACCGAGAGGCTACCGCCGCCGGTCAGCGCGGCCGTGACGAGCGCGTCGGCCGCCGGCGCGTCGGCGATTCGGGCGGTGAAGCCGTCGAACGAGAGGTTCGCGACCGTCGCGCAGACGGGCGCCCCGAAGACCGGCCCGACGAAGGAAACGACGCTGGCGCGGCCGACCCCGCCGAGCAGCGTCTGCCGGGGCGCGCATGGCGCGGCGGCCGGCGTCACCGTATCGGCGGGAGATGGTGCGGTTTGCGCCACCGCCGTCCGCGCAGCGACGGGAACGGCGAGCGCGAGCACGAGCGCGGCGGCAAGCGGAAGACGCATCGTTCCGTGAACGCGCAGCGCGCGACGGAGGTTCACCGCGCGTTCACGACGCGGTGAAGCGCGCGTTCGCGAGCGCGACGTCTTCGACGCGATCGACGTTCAGCGCGATCTGCGGGTGCGTGCAGCGGATCGCGCCGACGTCCGCGCGCAGGATGCGCGAGGCGCGCGCCTCGGCGTGCTCGATCGCTAGCAGTCCGAACGCGAAGCGCGCGAGCACGTCCCACCCGAACAAGCCGGCGAGACGCAGCGGCGACTTGCGCGCGTTGCCGAGCGCGTCCATGAACGTGTTGAGCCGCGGCATGACGCGCGGGCGCAGCGCGACCAGCCCGCCGCCGCAGTAGCGGCCGTCGCGCATGCGCGCCCAGGTGTGCGGAAACTCGGGATACGCGGCGACGTGATACCGGCGCTCGAGGCAGGCGTACGCGACGTCGAGCTCGCGGTCGACGACGCGGTCGACGAACTCGTCGACTGCGGGCGCGTCGAGCGCGGGGAGATCGGACGCGCTGACGATGACGATCGCGTCCTCGGTGAAGCCCTGCATCCCCGAGCGCAGGCTCTCGAGCATCTTCCGCCCGTCGCCGCGAACCTCGCTGGCGTTCGCGAGCGCGGGGTGCGCCGCCGCCGACGGCGGCGCGACCGCGACGATGCGGTCGATTCGGGAGGACGAGCGCAGCCCCGTGATCGTGCGCTGCACGAGCGGGATCCCGCCGATGCGTACGAACGCCTTGTTCGGTGCGTCCGGCTCGAGCGCGGCGACCTCGTCGCGCGGCCCGCCGGCGAGCACGATCGCGTCGAGCGCTTTCACCGGCGCGGACCGCAGCGGAGCGAGGACCGCGAAGGATTCGCCGCAGCCGAATCCACCCAGGTGCCGCTCGTTGCGAACGGAACGACGTGTGCGACCGCACCGCTCGGAGCGCGCAGGTTCGTTGCGAGCTCGCGCGCGGCGCGTTCCGTCTCGAACAGCGCGAAGCACGCGCCGCCGGAGCCGGAGAGCATCGCGCGTCCGGGCGCGCCGGCGTCGTGCAGCGCGCGCAGCGCCGCGTCGACCGCCGGATACCGCTCGCGCACGATCGGTTCGAAGTCGTTCGTCATCGTCTCGAGCACGCCGGCGTAGTTCGCGCGCTGCAGCGCCTCGCCGCAGCGCAGCGTCGCCGAGTCGCTGCGCGCGCGCGCCGGCGTCGACGTGCGCTCCCGCGCCGCGGCGAGCGCGGCGTACGCATCGCCCGTCGCGACGTGCACGTCGGGAACGAGCAGCACGACCCACCACGGCGGCGCGGCGCCGAGCGCGGTGACGCGCTCGCCGGTCCCTTCGACGAGCGCTGGCGCGTCGGCGAGAAAGAACGGCACGTCGGAGCCGAGCGCGCGCGCGTCGCCGAGCCAGTCGCGCATGCCGGCGATGCCGAAGTCGCCGCGCATCGCCGCGCGCAGCACGCTCGCCGCGTCGCTCGAGCCGCCGCCGAGGCCGGCGCCGGTGGGGATGCGCTTGCGCAGCGCTACCGCAAGCGGCGCGTCGGCCAGCCCGATCCGTTCGAACGCTCGCACGACCAGGTTGTCGGGGGCGAGCGACGGCGGCTCGCATGCGAACGTGAACCGCTCGCTCGGCGCGAACGCGATCTCGTCGGCGAGCGCGAGCGGAACCATCACGCTGCGCAGGGCATGGTACCCGCCGGCTCGGCGTGCGAGGATCTCCAGCGTCAGGTTGACCTTCGCCGGGGCAAGCACGCCGAGCCGTTCGAGGAGGCCGTCGCGGACGCCCCCGGGTAGGAGGGTGACGCCGTGGGACCGACCTTCGATGCGCAGCGCAACGAGCTCAGCGCGTACGTGCTCCGGGAGGAGCAGACCCCGTTCGGGCTGACGCTCGGCAACTTCAAGACGTTCGCCACCTCGACGCCCAAAGGCGGGATCCGCGGGCTGTGGGACGCCGACACCGATCAGATCATCTTCGGCGCGCACCAGATCGCCTACCGCGCCGGCGAAGGCGAGACGCTTTTCCCGCACCAGATCACGCGCGAGTTCACCTTTCTGCCGTACGCGCAGATCGCCGAGTTCGCCATCGCGCGCGAGCTGCACGTCACCGAGACGTTCTACATCCCGCACGGGCCGCAGCACGACCGCGTCGTCTCGTTCGTCGTCGACGTGACCGTGCACAACGCGGCTGCGGTCGCGGCGAGCGTGCAGCTGTTTCCGTGGGCGCTGCTGATCGGCCAGCGCTTCTACGGCGAGCCGGAGAAACAGGTGCGCGCGAGCGCCGGCGAGCGCTTCATCCGCTCGTACGGCGAAGAGTCGGGCTGGGTGCGCTGGTGGGGTGGTAACCGCACGCCGAGCGCGGTCGTCGTCTCGCTGCGCGAGCAGCCGCTGCTGCAAGGGATGATGAACGGCTCGCTGCGGGGCCAGGAGCACCTCGGCGAGATTACCCCGCACCTGGCCGAGTTCGCCTCGAGCCGCATCTTCGGCGCGTTCGAGTACCGCATCGAGGTCGCGCCGGGCGCGCGCGAGACGCTCCGGCTCGCCGTCGTCTTCCACAAGGACGGCGACGACCGCTCGAAGCCGGTGCTGGAGCAGCTGCTGCGCGATCCCGACGCGCTGCCGGCGACCGAAGCGTACTTCGCCGGCAAGCTCGCCGACGCGCGGCTGCTGACGCCCTCGGCGCTGATCAACCGCGGGGTGACGTGGGCGAAAGTCAACATGCTGCGGGTCGTCAAGGACTACCCGCAGGGATGGGGCTCGACCAACTCGCCGCCCTCCGACATTCTCGTCTCGCGCGACACCTCGTGGTTCGTCCACGGCTACGACTACTTCATGCCGCAGTTCTCGCGCGACGCGATCGAGCTGTTCAACCGCTTTCTGCTGCCGACCGGCCAGGTGGTCGAGTACGTGCGCGGCGTCAACGGCTTCTCGACCGCGTACGATTTGAACGTCAACGACGACACGCCGCTGCACATCATCGCGATCCTGCACCACTACAACGCCACCCTGGACGACGCGTGGCTGCGCGAGATCTTCCCACTGGTCAAGAAGATCGCCGACTACATGCTGACCCAGCGCGACCCGCACGGCCTGCTGTTCTGCAAGGCCGCCGGCGAGGACATGTTCGGGATCACCTCCTGGCGCAACATCATCCCGCTCTACAAGCTGGACGGCGCGGTGACCGAGATCAACGCCGAAGCGTACTTCGCGCTCGAGGCGACGGCGCGGCTGGCCGCGGTCGTCGACGATCCGGTCGCATGGGAGAAGTACTCGAACGAGGCGACGGCGCTGCGCGAAGCGATCCTCGCGAAGCTGTTCAACAACGACACCAACGCGTTCGTGCTCAACTACGACCGCGACGGCAACTACCAGGACAACTTCACCGCCGACGAAGTCTTCCCGGTGCTGTTCGAGGTCGCGGAGCCGGCGGTGCGCAAAGCGATTCTCAAGCGCTTGATGGAGTCGGACTTCACCACCCCGGTCGGGCTGCGCACGATCTCGACCGCCGACGCGTGGTACTTTCCCTCGCACGGCTTCGGCCTGCTGGGCGGAATCTGGCCGGACCTCACGCTGTGGTTCGCCGTCGCGCTCGCGCGCAACGGCGCGCACCACGAGGCGGCCCACTGGCTCGAAGCGATCTACGAGACGATGGAAGCGGGCGCGAGCCGCAACACCGTCCCCGGGCAGTACGGCGAGTGGTTCGACGGCGGCTCGCTGACGAACCGCGGGATGTACCTCTCGCCGTGGACCGGAGCGAAGTACCTGTGGGCGGTCGCCGAGACCGTCTGCGGGCTCGACGGCTACCGCACCAGCGGGCGGCCCCACATCGCGCCGCTCCTCCCGGCCGACTGGACCTGGACCGCCGCCGTGCGCGTGCACTGGGGCGGGCGCCGGCACAGCTACGTGATCGACGCCGAGCGCAAGATCGTCGTGGGTGACATGGACTTCGCCTCGGCCGACGAGCCGTACGGCGTCTACTACGCCGGGCGCGACGTCTCGGACGAGGTCCGGACCTCGCCGGTCGAGGTCGGCGCGGTCGCGTTCGAGAGCGAGAACGGGGGCGTGTTGATCTACCTCTGCAACGACCGCGAACGCGCGCGCGACGTCTCCGCCCACTTCCGCGGCGAGCTGATCCGGCGGCGGGTCGAAGCCGGCCGGATGCTGGAGATCCGGCTCGGCGAGCCGGTGCTGGTCGACGCGATCACGGCCCGCCCCCCGCGAGAGGCCGCGGCCCCCGTCTGACGAATCCGCCGCCCGTGCCGCCTACCCGTCGCCCGGGGCTCTCCGCGCTCCTGGTCGCTGGCGCCGTCGTGCTGCTGATCTCGATCGTGGTCGGCCAGAAGCTGGGCGATCGCATCTTGCTGCAGACGCCGCGCCGCCCGGTCCTGGTCGGATCGGGGATCACCCCTGTTCCCGAAGCCGATCCCTCGGACCGCGGCGAGCTGAAGAACTGGAAGCGCCTGCAGGTGGTCTCGGTGGCGACCGACCCGGCCTTCCCTGACCCGCGCGTCACCCGGCCGCCGACCCCGCCGCCGCCGGTCTACACGCCGCCACCGCTGCGGCCGCACCGCGCGACGCCGATCCCGGTCCCCACGGTAAATCCCGGCCCGCAGGGGATCTACACCTCGCCGCCGCTCCCGATCCCGCTCGTCTCGCACGAGCCCGGCGAAGTCTCGACCGAGCCACCGACCGGCCCGACCCAACCGCCGATCACCCCTCCCTAGAGGCTTCGGCTGCGCTCCGCGCATGGGCAAGTGTGCGCATTGTTCGCATTGAATCTAGGCGATTTGAGCAGGACAATGAAGTGGATATGAACGGACAGACGGGGACCGAGACGGTCAAGCGCGGGCTTGCACAGATGCTCAAGGGCGGCGTCATCATGGACGTGGTGACGCCCGAGCAGGCGAAGGTCGCCGAAGAGGCGGGCGCGGTCGCGGTGATGGCGCTCGAGCGCATTCCGGCCGACATTCGGGCCGCGGGCGGCGTCGCGCGGATGAGCCATCCGGCGCTGATCGAGCGGATCATGAAGGTCGTGACCATCCCCGTGATGGCGAAGGTCCGCATCGGGCACATCGGCGAGGCGCGGCAGCTCGAAGCGCTCGGGGTCGACTACATCGACGAGTCGGAAGTGCTCACGCCGGCCGACGATCACTACCACCTCGACAAGCACGGTTACAAAGTGCCGTTCGTCTGTGGCGCGCGCGACCTCGGCGAAGCGCTGCGCCGCATCGCCGAAGGCGCGGCGATGATCCGCAGCAAGGGCGAAGCCGGCTCCGGCAACATCGTCGAGGCCGTTCGGCACATGCGCGCGATCCGCGACGGGATCGCGACGCTCGCCTCCGTTTCGAAGGACGAGCTAGTCGCGCGCGCGCGCGATCTGGGCGCGCCGCTCGAGCTCGTGCGCGAGGTTGCGGCGAACGGCAAGCTCCCGGTCGTGCTGTTCTGCGCCGGCGGCGTCTCGACGCCGGCCGACGCCGCGCTGATGATGGAGCTCGGCGCGGAAGGAATCTTCGTCGGCAGCGGGATCTTCAAGTCGACGAACCCGGCCGCGTTCGCGCGCGCGATCGTCGACGCGACGACGCACTGGCAAAACGCCGACGTCGTGCTGAAAGCGCACACGTCGATCCCCGAGGAAGCAAAGGCGATGGAAGGGCTCGACGTGCGCACGCTCGCGCCGCACGAGCTGCTCGCCACGCGCGGAAATTAAAGCGCGGATCCTGTGGCGCAGCGGACAGTCGGCGTGTTGGCGCTGCAAGGTGACGTCGTCGAGCACCTGCGCGCGCTGGAGCGCGCCGGGGCGCGCGCGGTCGAGGTGCGCACGCCGGACGATCTCGCGCGCGTCGAGGCGCTGGTCGTGCCCGGCGGCGAGTCGACGACGGTGATCCGTTTGCTCGACCGGTTCGGACTGACCGAGCCGATCAAGGCGCGCGTGCGCGAGGGGATGCCGTTCTGGGGAACGTGTATGGGGATGATCGTCGCCGCGCACGACGTCGCCCAACTCGAGCAGCCGACGCTCGACCTTTTGGACGTGACGGTGCGCCGCAACGCGTTCGGCCGGCAGGTCGACAGCGCCGAAGTACCGTTGCAGATCCCGGCGCTCGGCGCGGAGCCGTTCCCGGCCGTGTTCATCCGCGCGCCGTGGATCGAGCGCACCGGCCCGCGCGTCGAGACGCTCGCCGAGCGCGACGGCCACGGCGTGATGGTGCGCGAGCGGAACGTCCTCGGCACCGCGTTTCACCCGGAGCTCACCGGCGACGACCGCGTCCACGCTTACTTCCTGCGGATGGTAAAGCCGGCCGCCTGAGCGGCCCGAAGGTGGACGTCGGGCGAGGAAGCGAATCCTGGGTCATGCCCGCGACGCCCGGCGCCCGTGCCCCACGGCAAAGGCCAGCCGAGTGGAACGACTCTCGCAGTCCGTTCCCCCGCGTCCCTATGTCCCACCGAAGCGAGGCTTGCCTCGCTTCTCGCGTTCTAGCGCCATTTGCGACCCCAGCCCGCGCGCACCACGGGAGCGATCGTGACTGACGTCCTGGTCCTGAACTTCACCTACGAAGCGCTGAACATCACCTCGTTCCAGCGCGCGGTGAAGCTGCTCTTCTCGGGGAAGGCGGAGATCGTCCACCGGCGCGACGACGTTATCAGGTCGACCTCATACGAGATGCGGCTGCCCTCGATCATCCGGATGCTGTACTACATCAAGCGTCCGATGCAGAAGGTCGCGCTGACGAAGAAGAACGTGCTGCTGCGCGACGACTACACGTGCCAGTACTGCAGCGTCAAGGGCGAGCGGTTGATGACCGTCGACCACGTCGTGCCGAGGAGCAAAGGCGGTCCCTCGACGTGGGAGAATCTGGTGTGCGCGTGCATGCGCTGCAACAACCGCAAGAACAACCGCAGCCCCGAGCACGCCAACATGAAGCTCAAGCGCAAGCCGAAAGCGCCCAAGTACATCCCGTGGATCCGCGTCAAGCGCAACACGCTCCCGGGCGAGTGGCACCAGTTCCTGTTCCTCTACAACGTCTCCATCGAGGAACGCGTCGGCGTCTGACCGTTAGCCGGCGCTCCGGACGGCGCCGCTCGCCCATCCGAAGCCCTGGTCCTCGGGGTGCTCGCGTGCTATACTCGCTCGCGTTGTGAACTCCGGAGAGCCGCCGGTGGCGGCGCTCGACCAGACGCGCGCGCCGTACTTCCAGGTCCTGCTCGACTACGTCGACGCGGGCGTGGTCCCGTTCCACACGCCGGGCCACAAGCAGGGGATCGGGATGGAGCGCGCCTTCCGCGACTTCGTCGGCGACAACGTGCTGGCGATCGACCTGACCCAGATCCGCGGGCTCGACGACCTGCTGCAGCCCGAAGAAGCGCTGGTCGAAGCGCAGGAGCTCGCGGCGGCGTGCTACGGCGCGGAGCAGTCGTTCTTTCTGATCAACGGCTCGACTAGCGGCAACCAGTGCATGATGATGGCGGCGCTCAATCCGGGTGACAAGCTCGCGATCCCGCGCAACTCGCACAAGAGCGCGATGGGCGGGCTCATCATGTCCGGCGCGACGCCGGTGTGGATGCAGCCCGAAGTCGACGAGTCGCTGCACATGGACCACACCGTCACGCCGGCGACGGTGCGCGCCACGTTGGAGCGCGATCCCGAGATCAAAGCCGTCTACCTCGTCACGCCGACGTACTACGGCGTCGCCGCGGACCTGGAGGGAATCGTCGCGGTCGCGCACGAGCGCAACGTGCCGGTGCTGGTCGACGAAGCGTGGGGACCGCATTTCCACTTCCATCCGGCACTGCCGCTCTCGGCGATGCAAGCCGGTGCGGACATCTGCATCAACTCGACGCACAAGATGCTCGGCTCGATGTCGCAGACGGCGATGCTGCACGTGCAGGGCAATCGGGTGAAGCTCGACCGCCTCAAAGCGGTCTACAAGCTGTTTCTGTCGACCTCGCCGAACCTCGTGCTCGTCGCGTCGCTCGACGTCGCGCGGCGCCAGATGGCGCTCGAAGGCCCGGCGCTCCTCTCGCGCACGATCGAGATCGCCAACGACGCGCGCGCGCGGCTCAACGAGATCCCGCGCGTCTACTGCTTCGGCGAGGAGCTCGAAGGAAAGCCCGGCGTCTTCGACCTCGACCCGATGAAGATCACCGTGACGGTGAAAAACCTCGGCTACACCGGCTACGAAGCCGAAGAGATCCTGCGCCGCCGCTACAACGTGCAAGTCGAGCTGGCCGACTTGTTCAACGTCGTCGCGCTGTACACGATCGGCACGACCGCCGAGGCGTCGGACATGCTGATCCACGGCGTGCGCGAGCTGGCGCGCGAAGACCGCCCGGTGGACATCTTCTCGCCCTCCGGCGTGCTCGAGCGCCGGATGAGCACGGGGACGTACAAGCTGCCGACGATCCCGCCGATCCGGCTCCTCCCGCGTGACGCGTTCCTCGCGCCGACCGAGTTCATCCCGTTCAAGCTCTCCGCCGGCCGCATCTGCTCCGAGGTGATAACGCCCTACCCGCCCGGCATCCCGGTCATCTCGCCCGGCGAAGAGATCACCCCGGAGATCATCGACTATCTGACGCTGGAAAAGAAAGCCGGCGTCAAAATGCAAGGCCCCTACGACGACGACTTGAAATTCATCCGCGTGGTGCGCTGACCGTTGCTTCGTCCAGAGCGGCGATCAACTCGATTCCTTCGCCGCGGACCGCAAGATCGACGTCGTATGCGACCAGAAGTACGCACAGCGCCTCGGAATGGCTTCGGAGCGACTTAATGCGACGGTCGCTTGGCTCCGACATCGCGCTTCCGACCGTCGCCCGATCGGGTGATGCGCTCCTCGCGCGCGACGCGTAGCATTGGAGCATGGCTACCGAAACGAGCGCGCTGGTCGCGCTCTCCAACGACGTGGCGTCGACCGTCGAGCTGGTCGCGGCGAGCGTCGTCGCGGTCGAGGCGCGCTCGCGCATCGGCTCGAGTGGGTTTTACGTGAGGCCCGATCTGATTCTGACCGCCGATCACGCGCTCG is a window from the Candidatus Eremiobacterota bacterium genome containing:
- the pdxT gene encoding pyridoxal 5'-phosphate synthase glutaminase subunit PdxT, whose amino-acid sequence is MAQRTVGVLALQGDVVEHLRALERAGARAVEVRTPDDLARVEALVVPGGESTTVIRLLDRFGLTEPIKARVREGMPFWGTCMGMIVAAHDVAQLEQPTLDLLDVTVRRNAFGRQVDSAEVPLQIPALGAEPFPAVFIRAPWIERTGPRVETLAERDGHGVMVRERNVLGTAFHPELTGDDRVHAYFLRMVKPAA
- a CDS encoding HNH endonuclease; the encoded protein is MVTDVLVLNFTYEALNITSFQRAVKLLFSGKAEIVHRRDDVIRSTSYEMRLPSIIRMLYYIKRPMQKVALTKKNVLLRDDYTCQYCSVKGERLMTVDHVVPRSKGGPSTWENLVCACMRCNNRKNNRSPEHANMKLKRKPKAPKYIPWIRVKRNTLPGEWHQFLFLYNVSIEERVGV
- the pdxS gene encoding pyridoxal 5'-phosphate synthase lyase subunit PdxS, with the translated sequence MNGQTGTETVKRGLAQMLKGGVIMDVVTPEQAKVAEEAGAVAVMALERIPADIRAAGGVARMSHPALIERIMKVVTIPVMAKVRIGHIGEARQLEALGVDYIDESEVLTPADDHYHLDKHGYKVPFVCGARDLGEALRRIAEGAAMIRSKGEAGSGNIVEAVRHMRAIRDGIATLASVSKDELVARARDLGAPLELVREVAANGKLPVVLFCAGGVSTPADAALMMELGAEGIFVGSGIFKSTNPAAFARAIVDATTHWQNADVVLKAHTSIPEEAKAMEGLDVRTLAPHELLATRGN
- a CDS encoding aminotransferase class I/II-fold pyridoxal phosphate-dependent enzyme: MAALDQTRAPYFQVLLDYVDAGVVPFHTPGHKQGIGMERAFRDFVGDNVLAIDLTQIRGLDDLLQPEEALVEAQELAAACYGAEQSFFLINGSTSGNQCMMMAALNPGDKLAIPRNSHKSAMGGLIMSGATPVWMQPEVDESLHMDHTVTPATVRATLERDPEIKAVYLVTPTYYGVAADLEGIVAVAHERNVPVLVDEAWGPHFHFHPALPLSAMQAGADICINSTHKMLGSMSQTAMLHVQGNRVKLDRLKAVYKLFLSTSPNLVLVASLDVARRQMALEGPALLSRTIEIANDARARLNEIPRVYCFGEELEGKPGVFDLDPMKITVTVKNLGYTGYEAEEILRRRYNVQVELADLFNVVALYTIGTTAEASDMLIHGVRELAREDRPVDIFSPSGVLERRMSTGTYKLPTIPPIRLLPRDAFLAPTEFIPFKLSAGRICSEVITPYPPGIPVISPGEEITPEIIDYLTLEKKAGVKMQGPYDDDLKFIRVVR
- a CDS encoding glycosyltransferase family 4 protein, whose amino-acid sequence is MPAITVLCDRVGDVGGAERYWETVLPVLASHGSVSLLARDLSGAAPPGVATRAIGWGGEDDAPSADAARSVADELTRHPADVVVTASVFDTAVLDAVRERAPRWLVRVHDHRSFCPTGDRVFPQFEAVCSAPMGASCRGATVVRGCVHGPRPSSFRRIAEREALRDRIARADGVLISSEHMRATCVANGITADRISITPPPLPDEAFADPVAPRPLERTLLFASRLTARKGLRSLLRALAQIPLAERPRLVVAGAGEDEERAARAQAARDGVEVEWRGHLSAAQLRAAIDAADAIAVPSLWPEPFGLVGIEAQARGRPAVAYDVGGIGDWIAGAGIAVRRGDESALAAAIRTVLDERAWKNLSATARARAETYRLGGHVERLLDLFHGGVPA
- a CDS encoding nucleotidyltransferase family protein, which produces MKALDAIVLAGGPRDEVAALEPDAPNKAFVRIGGIPLVQRTITGLRSSSRIDRIVAVAPPSAAAHPALANASEVRGDGRKMLESLRSGMQGFTEDAIVIVSASDLPALDAPAVDEFVDRVVDRELDVAYACLERRYHVAAYPEFPHTWARMRDGRYCGGGLVALRPRVMPRLNTFMDALGNARKSPLRLAGLFGWDVLARFAFGLLAIEHAEARASRILRADVGAIRCTHPQIALNVDRVEDVALANARFTAS
- the ispE gene encoding 4-(cytidine 5'-diphospho)-2-C-methyl-D-erythritol kinase, whose translation is MLAPAKVNLTLEILARRAGGYHALRSVMVPLALADEIAFAPSERFTFACEPPSLAPDNLVVRAFERIGLADAPLAVALRKRIPTGAGLGGGSSDAASVLRAAMRGDFGIAGMRDWLGDARALGSDVPFFLADAPALVEGTGERVTALGAAPPWWVVLLVPDVHVATGDAYAALAAARERTSTPARARSDSATLRCGEALQRANYAGVLETMTNDFEPIVRERYPAVDAALRALHDAGAPGRAMLSGSGGACFALFETERAARELATNLRAPSGAVAHVVPFATSGTWVDSAAANPSRSSLRCGPRR